From a single Hippoglossus stenolepis isolate QCI-W04-F060 chromosome 2, HSTE1.2, whole genome shotgun sequence genomic region:
- the odad3 gene encoding coiled-coil domain-containing protein 151 isoform X2, translating into MMSFSGDTLKPPLLEHIAEMQRKIQLLERDRSAFYESSQSSIKENTENIRELRQDNKRLYRKLAEVHTGDDHVIKEAFHSRGMEKSAYRNMSGKAAVTTVEQSMLTKKKRLNALKHTTQTYQQRLEELRVDQQRLKPEGSRGAQSADVRTRKKEEDAMNLRALENSLEKTKFKCKEADNITTNYLKLKGHLQDESLTFQGQLDSLEAEILRHRKELHSLQVLNNDAQLSKEAAKAELQQLEELLCKERKERERIIASYRKKVEEHKAQAEKVDRRRTAMQPDELSSEAHRSTTRMAAEEERVISTFEEAFQRIKEATGVTNIQEIVKRFISQKETQQHLEKLKGENEKVLLQLKEQKELLNQQFQDMKYSGEAKLSGDQQMLEECEQQLQAQQQRCRAAKERLDWLVKTLSTIRAGVEHLADKLQHITLGEDQAAEASPHSDEYVLLLMTQCDRKLNFLQDDLQGKDLTGIMKEMEEEEFHVRIEGKLPAYNTRVKLPEDQRLDLFNDEEESEEDEADIISREALKRQSQLIIDAKSKKKPWKNKGKL; encoded by the exons ATGATGTCTTTCAGTGGGGACACTCTGAAACCTCCGCTGCTTGAGCACATAGCGGAGATGCAGCGTAAAATACAACTACTGG AGCGCGACAGAAGCGCTTTCTATGAGAGCTCTCAGTCCAGCATCAAGGAGAACACGGAGAACATCCGGGAGCTGAGGCAGGACAACAAGAGGCTGTACAGGAAACTGGCCGAGGTTCACACA GGTGATGACCATGTCATTAAAGAGGCCTTTCACAGCAGAGGCATGGAGAAGAGCGCCTACCGCAACATGTCAGGCAAg GCCGCTGTGACAACAGTAGAACAGAGCATGTTGACTAAGAAGAAGCGTCTCAATGCCCTCAAACACACCACCCAGACCTACCAGCAGCGCCTTGAAGAGCTGAGGGTGGATCAGCAGAGACTGAAACCTGAGGGCAGCCGTGGAGCACAGTCCGCTGATGTTCGCACCcggaagaaagaggaagatgcCATG aaCCTGCGGGCACTGGAGAACAGTCTGGAGAAGACAAAGTTTAAGTGCAAGGAAGCTGACAACATCACGACTAACTATCTGAAACTCAAAGGTCACCTGCAG GACGAGAGTCTGACTTTCCAGGGCCAGTTGGACAGTCTGGAGGCAGAAATCCTGAGGCACAGGAAGGAGCTTCACAGCCTGCAGGTCTTGAACAACGACGCCCAGCTCTCTAAAGAAGCTGCTAAG GCTGAGttacagcagctggaggaacTGCTTTGCAAGGAAcgcaaagagagagagcgtaTTATCGCCAGCTACAGGAAAAAAGTTGAGGAGCACAAGGCCCAGGCTGAAAAAGTCGATAGAAGG AGAACAGCTATGCAGCCAGATGAACTGAGCAGTGAGGCCCACCGCAGCACCACCAGGATGGCAGCTGAAGAGGAGAGGGTCATCTCCACTTTTGAGGAGGCCTTCCAACGCATCAAGGAGGCCACTGGAGTCACAAACATACAG gAGATAGTGAAGCGCTTTATCTCGCAAAAGGAGACACAACAACATCTGGAGAAGCTGAAGGGAGAGAATGAGAAagtcctgctgcagctgaaggagcaAAAGGAGCTGCTGAACCAACAGTTTCAGGATATGAAATATTCTGGAGAGGCTAAACTCTCTGG TGACCAACAGATGCTGGAGGAGTgcgagcagcagctgcaggctcAGCAGCAGAGGTGCAGAGCAGCTAAAGAGAGACTGGATTGGCTTGTTAAAACGCTCAGTACCATCCGAGCCGGAGTGGAGCACCTGGCAGACAAACTTCAACACATCACACTG GGCGAGGACCAAGCGGCGGAGGCGTCTCCACACTCAGATGAGTATGTGTTGTTGCTGATGACCCAGTGCGATCGGAAGCTGAACTTCCTTCAGGACGACCTCCAAGGAAAAGATCTCACCGGTATTatgaaggagatggaggaagaggag TTCCACGTCAGGATTGAAGGGAAACTACCGGCTTACAACACCCGAGTCAAGCTCCCTGAGGACCAAAGACTTGACCTCTTCAATGACG aggaggagagtgaagagGACGAAGCTGACATCATCTCACGTGAGGCGCTGAAGCGTCAGTCTCAGCTGATCATTGACGCCAAGTCCAAGAAGAAGCCCTGGAAGAATAAGGGAAAGTTATGA
- the odad3 gene encoding coiled-coil domain-containing protein 151 isoform X1, producing MMSFSGDTLKPPLLEHIAEMQRKIQLLERDRSAFYESSQSSIKENTENIRELRQDNKRLYRKLAEVHTGDDHVIKEAFHSRGMEKSAYRNMSGKAAVTTVEQSMLTKKKRLNALKHTTQTYQQRLEELRVDQQRLKPEGSRGAQSADVRTRKKEEDAMNLRALENSLEKTKFKCKEADNITTNYLKLKGHLQDESLTFQGQLDSLEAEILRHRKELHSLQVLNNDAQLSKEAAKAELQQLEELLCKERKERERIIASYRKKVEEHKAQAEKVDRRRTAMQPDELSSEAHRSTTRMAAEEERVISTFEEAFQRIKEATGVTNIQEIVKRFISQKETQQHLEKLKGENEKVLLQLKEQKELLNQQFQDMKYSGEAKLSGDQQMLEECEQQLQAQQQRCRAAKERLDWLVKTLSTIRAGVEHLADKLQHITLGEDQAAEASPHSDEYVLLLMTQCDRKLNFLQDDLQGKDLTGIMKEMEEEEFHVRIEGKLPAYNTRVKLPEDQRLDLFNDVTVCVSEEESEEDEADIISREALKRQSQLIIDAKSKKKPWKNKGKL from the exons ATGATGTCTTTCAGTGGGGACACTCTGAAACCTCCGCTGCTTGAGCACATAGCGGAGATGCAGCGTAAAATACAACTACTGG AGCGCGACAGAAGCGCTTTCTATGAGAGCTCTCAGTCCAGCATCAAGGAGAACACGGAGAACATCCGGGAGCTGAGGCAGGACAACAAGAGGCTGTACAGGAAACTGGCCGAGGTTCACACA GGTGATGACCATGTCATTAAAGAGGCCTTTCACAGCAGAGGCATGGAGAAGAGCGCCTACCGCAACATGTCAGGCAAg GCCGCTGTGACAACAGTAGAACAGAGCATGTTGACTAAGAAGAAGCGTCTCAATGCCCTCAAACACACCACCCAGACCTACCAGCAGCGCCTTGAAGAGCTGAGGGTGGATCAGCAGAGACTGAAACCTGAGGGCAGCCGTGGAGCACAGTCCGCTGATGTTCGCACCcggaagaaagaggaagatgcCATG aaCCTGCGGGCACTGGAGAACAGTCTGGAGAAGACAAAGTTTAAGTGCAAGGAAGCTGACAACATCACGACTAACTATCTGAAACTCAAAGGTCACCTGCAG GACGAGAGTCTGACTTTCCAGGGCCAGTTGGACAGTCTGGAGGCAGAAATCCTGAGGCACAGGAAGGAGCTTCACAGCCTGCAGGTCTTGAACAACGACGCCCAGCTCTCTAAAGAAGCTGCTAAG GCTGAGttacagcagctggaggaacTGCTTTGCAAGGAAcgcaaagagagagagcgtaTTATCGCCAGCTACAGGAAAAAAGTTGAGGAGCACAAGGCCCAGGCTGAAAAAGTCGATAGAAGG AGAACAGCTATGCAGCCAGATGAACTGAGCAGTGAGGCCCACCGCAGCACCACCAGGATGGCAGCTGAAGAGGAGAGGGTCATCTCCACTTTTGAGGAGGCCTTCCAACGCATCAAGGAGGCCACTGGAGTCACAAACATACAG gAGATAGTGAAGCGCTTTATCTCGCAAAAGGAGACACAACAACATCTGGAGAAGCTGAAGGGAGAGAATGAGAAagtcctgctgcagctgaaggagcaAAAGGAGCTGCTGAACCAACAGTTTCAGGATATGAAATATTCTGGAGAGGCTAAACTCTCTGG TGACCAACAGATGCTGGAGGAGTgcgagcagcagctgcaggctcAGCAGCAGAGGTGCAGAGCAGCTAAAGAGAGACTGGATTGGCTTGTTAAAACGCTCAGTACCATCCGAGCCGGAGTGGAGCACCTGGCAGACAAACTTCAACACATCACACTG GGCGAGGACCAAGCGGCGGAGGCGTCTCCACACTCAGATGAGTATGTGTTGTTGCTGATGACCCAGTGCGATCGGAAGCTGAACTTCCTTCAGGACGACCTCCAAGGAAAAGATCTCACCGGTATTatgaaggagatggaggaagaggag TTCCACGTCAGGATTGAAGGGAAACTACCGGCTTACAACACCCGAGTCAAGCTCCCTGAGGACCAAAGACTTGACCTCTTCAATGACG tcactgtttgtgtctcagaggaggagagtgaagagGACGAAGCTGACATCATCTCACGTGAGGCGCTGAAGCGTCAGTCTCAGCTGATCATTGACGCCAAGTCCAAGAAGAAGCCCTGGAAGAATAAGGGAAAGTTATGA